From Haloarcula rubripromontorii:
AGCAGCACCCGCCAGACGACCATCTCCAACCGGTTGAACGCCTTGCAGAGTCTCGAGGGTGCAGGTAATCGAATCGAGGTCAAAGGCGTCTCGAATGCACGGCATCTCGATGCGTTTGTCAACAAGTCGCGGTACGCCGTTGTCTTCTTGATCTTCAGAAAGGACAGAACAGAACGACGTGTTGTCGGAGTACAAATCGCTTCCGTGAATATCGGGTTGAGAACCGTGTAACAGCACGTCGAGCCAGCACCATAGCACGCTCAACAAATCAGAAAGGACGTGATTACGGGAGGTATCCATCTTATCTTCCGGTAATCACTCGTCATGTTTCTCAGAAAGGGTTTCAACAAAGCCATTGAATCCATTCTCGTTCCCGTATTACCGACAGTAGACGACTCTCATCCAGTATCTTGTCGTACGGTGAGGACGGGCGCATCGCTCGTGCGCAAGACCCTCTCGGTGACGCTTCCAAGTAGATGACGGCGTATCCCCGAGCGCCCGTGTGTTCCCATTGTTATGAGGTCGATCCCGTGAGCACTGACGAAATTATTGATTACCTCGTGGGGTATTCCGGGCTGCACGTGGGTTGTGAGGGAGACGTCGCGGTCCGATGCTCGCTCCGAAACTGCTTCAAGCACCTCGACTGCTTCGTCACGAAGCGCGTCACCGATTGGTGGAAGTCCCGTCTCACCTTCGATCACACAGAGGACGCGTACTGAGGCTTCCAACCGTTCTGCAATGGATATTCCGTGTTCGACCGCAGCAGTCGCACCAGGGCTCCCGTCTGTCGGGATCAGAATCTTATCGTATCCCTCTCGCTCTCGACCGATTGCATGTGGTGGGACTGCTACCACGGGATCGTTACTCAACCGAATCACGCGCTCGGTGACACTGCCGAGGAGGACACGACTCAGCCCACGTCGCCCGTGCGTGCCCATGACGATGAGATCGATGTCGTTCTCTGATGCATAGGAAAGGATCGCCTCGTACGGGGTTCCCTGCTCGATGACCGACTGGCATGAAAGGTCAGACTCCTGCTCGAAGAGCTCCTCGAGGTGAGAAATGGCGTCTTTGGCCTGTGCTTTCGCAAGTCGTTCATCACGTTCTCTCTCACCAGTGACGCTAATGACGTGGACGGACGCGCCGAATGCTTCTGCGATCACGAGTCCATGGCGAGCGGCAGCTTCTGCGGATGGGCTTCCGTCGGTCGGAACGAGTATTCGGTCGTACATAGCGGAGTCTTAGCGCCCGTCGTACTATGTTTTTGCTTCACATGGTATACGACAACATAGCTTATGCAGTTGCCTCCACTATCTCAAGCGTATGGACGAACGACAGAACGCCAGCGCTTGCCAACCGTCGAGCGACCCGACGACGAGCGCTACAACCGCTCGGAACCTGCCCGATGAGGACCGTCGCCGTCTGTTGACTGCGATGGGTGGTGTCGGAGTCACCGTGCTTGCGGGCTGTCTCGGGGACGGCGAGAGTGACGCCGCCTCGTACACCGTGGTATTTCTCGACCAGGACGGACGGACCGAGGTCGAGATATCCGAAGACGAGAAACTGCTGTACCCGGCACTCGACGCCGATGTCGAGATTCCGTACGCGTGTGAAGTGGTCAGATGTGGACAGTGTACGGGGAAGTACGACGGCAACGCCAACGAGGTAGTCACCCACGACGGGAACCAGTTCCTCGACGAGGACCAGATCGAGGCGGGGTGGCTGCTAACGTGCGTCGCGTATCCCAGAGGCAATTTCGAACTCGAAATTGCCCATCCAGACGAAGAGTGATCCATCTCATACGTGACTGGGTTATTACCCGAGAATCCACCACTCACCGTGTCAGAACCGATTCTATTCGAGGGAGAAGCTCTGATTCTCTGTGTGTGTTCTCGCTGTGGACCTGTACAGCTACCACCGCAAAAACGGCGGTGAGCAGTTATCCGATTTCGAGTTCGCCACCGTCTTCTCCATCTTCCGGCCATTTGAGTTCGAACTCGATGCTCAACTCTTTCGGCCCGTTGGTCGGTCCTTCGCGTTCGGCTTTCACCTCGAACGTCGGCTGAGGAGGAGGAGCGAGAGTCACGGAGTCCCCATCTGCCTGAAGCGTAACCGCATCACCAGCGTTGAGCTTATCGACGACAGTCTGAAGATACGATGCGATTTCTTCCCGGCTCATGCGCTGCTCTGATTTAAACAGGACTTCCTCTGGCATACAGCGAGTGATTACGTGACGAGGGTTATTAAGCAGATGTGGCGACCTTCTATCTTCGAGGTACTCAATCCTCAGTCCCAGCTTCTTGTTGTCCAGTAACCTCGTCAGGCGTGAGCCGGAAGAATCGGAAATCTAGCGTAAGCGGATGACTGTCATACACGTCCACGAACGGAATTCTCACTCGCTGCATCGCCTCGGTAACGTCGGGGTCAAGTGCTGATTTCGTGATTTCGTCCAGTCTACCGGTTGCGATGACGCTTCGCCAGCCACGGTCGGTTTCGTCGTACGTAACGAATGCAATCTCCCTGTCTTCATCGAGGATATCTCTCTTTCCGGCATCCTCGGGACCGACGGCAAGCCGGAAATAGAAATTCCCAGTATCTGGGTCGTATCCATACGAAATTGGCCGGGTGTACGGGGGGCCATCGCTCGGTGGAGTGAACGAAATGACGCCGGTCCCACCACTACCTAAGAATTCGTCCTGTTCTTCCTTACTCATCCGTACCGAGCGGATATCTTCCATACGAATATTTTCGAGGTCGGTCGTCAAAAGTAGTGTCTCCAGTTCGGTGCTCACGTCTCAATCCATATCTTTTCCCGGCAGTTGATGACGATCAGACGCTATTGGGCGACGGAACTGTTGGCAGGACCTCCCCGATAACCCCCAAGTGTGGCGAGAGTGAATACCCGGTAATGAGCGACCTCCCACACAGCCGTTCAGCCGAAGATGTCCTGGCGGATTTCGATGCCTCTGCCGAGGGACTGACTTCGGGGGAGGTCAGACAACGGCTCGCGGAGTATGGCGAGAACGAGGTCGTCCAGGCTAGCGAACGAACGCTGCTATCGATCTTCCTTGTGCAGTTTAACAGCGTGCTCATCTGGGTGCTGCTGGCAGCGGCCGTGCTGTCGGCCTTGGCCGGCCACGCCATCGACGCCGTACTCATCACCGTCATCGTCGTCGTTAACGGAATCTTCGGATTCGTCCAGGATTACCGCGCCGAACAGAGCCTCGAAGCGCTCCGTGAATTGACTGCGCCGACGGCGACCGTCCGACGGGACGGAACGACTGTCGAGGTCGCTGCGACCGAACTCGTACCCGGTGACGTAATCGAACTGGAAAGTGGCGATGTTGTTCCCGCCGATGGACGGCTGCTCGAAGATGTTGACCTCGAAGTTGATGAGGCGGCGCTCACCGGTGAGAGTGCACCGGTCTCGAAGTCGCCGGAGCCTGTCGATCCCGATACACCGCTCGCCGAGCGCGAGAACATGGTGTTCAAAAGCACGAACGTCACGCGTGGCAGAGGAGTCGCTGTCGTCACTGCGACGGGGATGGACACCGAAGTCGGGTCGATCGCACGGGAGCTTGCGGCCACCGAGGAGACACGGACGCCGCTCCAGGGGGAACTGGACGAACTCGGCCGCCGGCTCGGCATCGGCGTGTCCGTACTGGCCGCGCTCGTGATCCCGCTGTTGTTGATGCGGGACACGCCACTCGTCGAAGCAGGGCTCACCGCGGTGTCGCTGGCGGTCGCCGCCATTCCCGAGGGGCTGCCGGCTGTGGTGACATTAACCCTCGCGCTCGGGGTGCGGACGATGGCGGACGAGAACGCGCTCGTTCGACGTTTGCCGGCGGTCGAAGCGCTCGGCTCGGTGGACGTCATCTGTACCGACAAGACTGGAACGCTCACCGAGGGACAGATGACCGTCAGCAGGGTGTGGGTGAACGACTCGGTCGTCGAACTCGACGAAACTGGCGTTGAACCACCGTCCGACCGCATCGACCTGTTGTTACGTGCTGGGGTACTCTGCAACGACGCCACCGCCGATACAGGTGATCCGACCGAGCAGGCGCTGGTCGAGGCCGCCGAGAATCACAGGATCGACGTCGAAGCACTCCGCAAAGAGCACCCCCGAACCGACGAGATTCCGTTCTCCTCTGAGCAGAAGTGGATGGGAACCGTCCACGGCGACGTGGGGTACGTCAAGGGCGCCCCGGGGGTCGTCCTGTCGAAGTGTTCTCGCGTGCTCACCGACGACGGACCGGCCGACCTCACCTCGGAAGGAGCCGACCGCGTCCACGACCAGGTCCGGACGTTCGCTGACGACGCCCTTCGTGTACTCGCGGTCGCCTACACGGAAAACCCAGAGACGCTCTTGTGAAGTACATTGTTGGTGAGTCAGAGAACTTCTCGGATAATCTGTTTCAGTGCTTCTCGTCCCGGTTTGCGGAGGACTCGTCGCCGAAGTTGGAACGGTCTGAGATACGCTGTCAGTTTGTCTTTTGAGACACCTCGGTGCGGCGAGAGCCACCGTCGCGCCAGCGACGCGTGGCTCTCGCACGTGTTCACGTGTGCGTCTTCATCAACGTACTCGCCGTCACCGTGAATTACTGATTCTCGGTGGAAGCTCTCGTCATCGTCGAGTGGATCGTAGGCCCGAAATCCGTCCGTGTAGACGGTCAGCGACTCCTTCTCGTGGTTGTCGAGAAGGAGTCGCACGGTCGCTTCATCGGTGGATTTCGCTGGGACGACGTATCGCTGACCGCTGCCGCGATCAACGAGCGTGAACACTGGCGGTTTGTCTCCCTCATACGTTCCTCGTCCGCGTTTCGAGAGAGCACGCGAGCGCGACTCTTGGTCGCGCTCGCGGCCTTTCTTCCCAGCAGAGACGTAGAACTCGTCAATCTCGACCGGGCCAACGAGGTTGATGGCTGGCGCGTCGAGCGTTCTGGCGAACTGCTCGACGCGCCGGCGAAGCGAGCGATACGAAACGTCAATTTCAGCGTCTAGCTGGCGGATACTCGTATTGAACCGGAGGAACGAGTAGAACGCGAATAACAGCTTGTCAAGGCCGATCTTCGCGTGCGCGAAGATCGTGCCGGTCTTGTCGTTGAACGTGCGGTCGCAATCCTTACAGAGATACCGTTGATACTCTCGATAGCTGCCGTGTTTGATCACCGATTCAGACCGGCAGCGCGGGCAACAGAGGCCCTCGCGCCAGCGAACCTGCTCCAGCAGGTTCGCGGCGCTCTCCTCTGAACTCAGCAATTCAAATGGGAACATTGCGTCCGGGTGACGCGTTCGCGTCACCCTTGCCCGCTACGCTTTCACAGCGACAGCTCTACCCGACCAACAATCTGCTTCGGAAGAGCGAAATCATAACTCCGCGCTGTCACTGACTCAGGACAGGCACCATCGCTGGAGAGACCATATCCCATTCGAGGTCTGCAGGATTATACCATACCGAGCGGTCATCAAAGACGTTACTCACAGTCTTCATCACTGCTTACAGCAGCTTCGCTTCGATGTACCGGTCGATATTCTCATCGTCGTCAAGTTCAGCAAGCGTGTCCAGCGCCCCTTCCATCGAGTCGAGGTCCTCGGCGGTGAAGTCGTCCTGCTGGGCTACCCGCCCCAGACTCACGAGGAGTTTGATCTTGCTCACGTCCGTATCTAGACCCATCACTTTCGTCACGACGTTCTCGTCGTCGGGACCGTCGAGACGGACGAACGCCGGCGGGACCGCCGCGTGTAAGACTGCGGAGACGTGGAGGTCCGCATCAGTGGCATCGGCCGGGATATCGCTGAGCATCTGACCCACAAGGTCGGCGTCGTCGTCAGCTTCGGCGTCCACGACATTACGGACGAATGCCCCCGTATTGACCCGCCGGAGGTCACGCTCCTCGTCGACCGTGACGCGGATCAGTCGCAAGTCTTCGTTGGGGAACGAGCGAGCGATGTCGTCGCGGTGGAGACAGACATCGGCGCCGTACTCGCCTACGTCGAGGGCAGCGAACGGGTCCGCGAGGTCGAGGTCGTCAACCGCTTCCTGTTCGAGGTCTTCGCCGTCGAGAAGATACGCGTCGGGGGATCCTGTTAGTTCCTCTGTGGGGTCGTACGGATGGTCTCGAAGCACGAGCATGATGTGGCCAGTGTCAAACTCTGTTACGCGCCACGCCGGCGTTTGACGCACGCGATCGGGCCCGCCGAACTGTTCGGCGACCGACTCGGAGACGACTGTTATCCACGAGAGTTCGTCGACGTGGGCCGGAATCGGGCGACCATCCGGCACGACGCTCTCGTAGCCGCCGTGTCCATCGGTGATAGAACTCCAGACGTACTCTGGGTCGACGAGAGGGACGAGTGCGCCGACCAGGTCCACGAGTTCCTCGATTCTGGTGTGATACACGGTGTCTTCGTGTAGACTCCCATCTATCTCGGTCGTCTGAAAACTAATACTCGCACGCCCCCACTGCGCTTCGAGTTCGTTCTCTGGTGTGGTGAATCCGACGCGAAGCGTCATCCCGGCCTCGGTCCAGAAAGTTAGCTGCCCGCTCTCTGCCTGGTCGAGGGTCTCCAGCGCGTTTTCTGTGGCATCGTTCGTCCGAGACTCGGTGCCAACTTTGTATCTCGCGACCTGGCCTGTCCGACCGTCGTGCGTGGTCGTCAGACCCTGTTCAAGACACCGTTCGTGGAGTGCTCTGACGTTGGGCGTCTCGTCGGTCACGAACCCGATATGGTATGGTACGTCCATGTTATCCGATAGTCGATGTCTCGTCTGGGGAGACGAACCTGAGGTCACTGTCGGGATCGAACCCGTCGGCGAAGTCCGCATCTTCGATTGCTCTCGAGATAATATCGTTCGAGCGAGGGTTTTCCGTCGGCGTCACAATGACCATTTCGTCTCGATTTCGGGAGACCACGTTGAATTTGTTACGGAGGTCATCGTATAAGTTCTCGCGATAATCGCCCACTGGTGGGACGCTGTCATAGTCCTGATTCTTTGATTCCACACCGATGGTCCTCCCATCCGTGGATTCGATGTCAATGTCTACTTCGGATTCTCGACGCCCCTCACCCGGTATGGTCGCACTCATTCCATCATCGCCATCGACCGACATATCTTTCACAACCACGTTGTCGTTGTTATCCATCAGGTCAGTGGTAATGTCGACCTCTTGATCGAGCCCTTTTAATTGCGTGTCACTATTGACCCCGTTCTTGATCGCACTGTCTAGTCCGCCGACCTCGGACTCTGCAATCTGGTCGATGTCCTTCTGTACGTCGGCGACGTCACGCGTGGCGATGTCGGAGTTACGGTAACTATCGTAGGATGTCAGGAGGTCGTCGACCTCGCTGTCGGTGAGGACGCTGTGTTTCCGACTGCCGAGGTCCGTCGCACCGTTGGTAACTCTGACGCCGTCGGCGCCGAGGTCGTTGACCATGTCCACCGCGGCCTGTTGGCTGTCTCCGTCCAGTGTTTCGACCGCGTCGACAGCGTCACTGAAGTCTTCCTCGACATCGATGTCGGGATCGTTACTCGCTTTCGCGAGTCCGGCCCGGAAATCGGCTTTATCGTCGTCAGACAGGCAACTCCCACTCGCGAGTGCCGCCATAGAGCGAGACGGTGCGTTCACCGAATAGTAGGCCTCGTCAGTCAGCGATCCGGCACCACCGAGACTCGACCGCCCGGGGCCACACCCGAGAGACATGATGTCGTCGAAGGTGTCGCTGTCCGTCCGCGCCGCGAGTTTGGTTGCGTCGTCACCGTTGCGGGCCAGCATGTCGTCGAACTCCTGCTTCCCGTCCGAATCTAGCCCGTCGTACCGTCGCAACGCCGTCCCGAGTTCGTCACCGTCGACCTCGCCGCTATCGTACGCTCTGGTGAACCGCCACTGCGTGTTGGGGTCCATCTCCAGCAGCACGTCGGCGGCCTCGCGGTCGCCGTCGGCGAGGTCGTTCAGCGCCCGACGGCCCTTCGGCCCGGTGTTCTCGAAGAGGTCCGCGGCTTTCAGCGACGCATCGTCGACGTCGGTGTTGCCCAGGTAGTCCGACCCGTCGCTGTCGAGGCGGTCGAACTGCTCGGTGGTCCGCTGGCGCCGCGGCCCGGGCATGTCGTTTAATTTTGCGCTCATGCGCCCGGTCGGCACGTCGGCGTCGGGGACCGCATCGTCGACCTTTCCGGCCCGTCGCAGCGCCGTCGGCTTGATCCCGTTTGGCACCCGACTCGGGACCGCCGAATCGGCGGCGTCGACCAGCCGTCTGAGTTTCGAGGAGCTACGCAGCCCCTTCTGGAGGACACTTCCACTGCCGCCCGAGGCGGCCTTAGCTGCGACCGTTCCAGTCGGTCAG
This genomic window contains:
- a CDS encoding universal stress protein: MYDRILVPTDGSPSAEAAARHGLVIAEAFGASVHVISVTGERERDERLAKAQAKDAISHLEELFEQESDLSCQSVIEQGTPYEAILSYASENDIDLIVMGTHGRRGLSRVLLGSVTERVIRLSNDPVVAVPPHAIGREREGYDKILIPTDGSPGATAAVEHGISIAERLEASVRVLCVIEGETGLPPIGDALRDEAVEVLEAVSERASDRDVSLTTHVQPGIPHEVINNFVSAHGIDLITMGTHGRSGIRRHLLGSVTERVLRTSDAPVLTVRQDTG
- a CDS encoding 2Fe-2S iron-sulfur cluster-binding protein, encoding MDERQNASACQPSSDPTTSATTARNLPDEDRRRLLTAMGGVGVTVLAGCLGDGESDAASYTVVFLDQDGRTEVEISEDEKLLYPALDADVEIPYACEVVRCGQCTGKYDGNANEVVTHDGNQFLDEDQIEAGWLLTCVAYPRGNFELEIAHPDEE
- a CDS encoding amphi-Trp domain-containing protein, whose protein sequence is MPEEVLFKSEQRMSREEIASYLQTVVDKLNAGDAVTLQADGDSVTLAPPPQPTFEVKAEREGPTNGPKELSIEFELKWPEDGEDGGELEIG
- a CDS encoding pyridoxamine 5'-phosphate oxidase family protein — encoded protein: MEDIRSVRMSKEEQDEFLGSGGTGVISFTPPSDGPPYTRPISYGYDPDTGNFYFRLAVGPEDAGKRDILDEDREIAFVTYDETDRGWRSVIATGRLDEITKSALDPDVTEAMQRVRIPFVDVYDSHPLTLDFRFFRLTPDEVTGQQEAGTED
- a CDS encoding IS1595 family transposase — protein: MFPFELLSSEESAANLLEQVRWREGLCCPRCRSESVIKHGSYREYQRYLCKDCDRTFNDKTGTIFAHAKIGLDKLLFAFYSFLRFNTSIRQLDAEIDVSYRSLRRRVEQFARTLDAPAINLVGPVEIDEFYVSAGKKGRERDQESRSRALSKRGRGTYEGDKPPVFTLVDRGSGQRYVVPAKSTDEATVRLLLDNHEKESLTVYTDGFRAYDPLDDDESFHRESVIHGDGEYVDEDAHVNTCESHASLARRWLSPHRGVSKDKLTAYLRPFQLRRRVLRKPGREALKQIIREVL